The following is a genomic window from Actinomadura rubteroloni.
ACGGCCACCGCGCTTACTGGATCTTCAAACCGGACCCATCCGGACAGTCGTCGTTCGAGCTGCGCTGGCAGTACGCCCCGAACAGATGGGCCGACCTGGAAGGCGACCAGATTCCCGGGGACAGCGCCGAGCTGACCAGGACGGCGTACAAGATCGCCGAGTCCGCGACGTTCGGCGGCAGCCGGCCGATCGCACTGCCCCTGCATGTCGGCGGCGTTCCCGGCGGGTTGCAGCCGGATCGGACGGTGCTCAACAACGGCGCATACGGGCAGGTCAGCGTCATCATAGGTTACTTCGCCGAGCCGTCATCCGAACTGGGCATCGGCATCGTCGAATCGGATCTTCGCAACAACACGAAGCCCCGCCCCAACACGAGGCTGCGCGGATATCCCGCCTACCAGACACCGCGTCTCATGTACGTGTACGGAGTCAACGGCTTCGACGTCCAGCTCAGCGCCTCCGGCTCGATCCTGGCGGAGCTGAACAGGACCGGCGGGCTCGCGGGCCTGTTCAACCGGATGACGATTCTCGGCGTTGACGAGGCGAATTGGACCACCAACCCGGTCAACTGAGGCTCTGCTGAGACTGGAAAATGTTGAGGGTGGCACCGATTGGTGCCACCCTCAACGCGTTCGGCTGAGTCAGCGGCCATCTGCCCGAGGGGGCGTGGGACGTCGTCAGCGGCGCAGCCCCGCGAGCGGCCGCGACGCCTGGGCCGTGAACGCGGTCGGCGACGGGACGTGCGAGCGGATCCGCCGATGGGTGAGGTTGAATCCGAAGTAGCCGTTGGCGGCCACCGTGGCGCAGCGCTCGACGTACTGCGGGAATCCGGGCAGTGGCATGAAGACCCTGGGCTTGCCCGGAATGTTGGCGCCGAGGTACCACGAATTGCAGGTGGGCAACAATGTGGACGCCGCGACGTTGTTCACGTGCCGGACCCACCCCGCGGCAGCGGACGTCGTGGCTTCGATGCGGACGATCCCGGAGCGCCGCGCATGGTCGAGGCAGTCGCCGATCCATTCGACGTGGTGCTCGATGGCCATCACCATGTTCGTGAGGACGGAAGGGCTGCCGGGCCCGGCGACGATAAACATGTTGGGGAAGCGGGGAACGCCGAGCCCCAGATAGGTGCGCGGCCCATCCCGCCACGCCTCGCGCAGCGGCAGCCCGTCCTGTCCTCGGACGTCCATCGCGAGAAGCGCCCCGGTCATGGCGTCGAACCCGGTCGCGAAGACGAGATGGTCGAGCGGGAGGCTTTCAGTCGCCGTCCGGATCCCGGTCGGGGTGATCCGCTGGATCGGCGAGCGGTTGAGATCGACGAGCCGGACGTTCGCACGGTTGTAGGTCTCGAAGTACCCGGAGTCGAGGCAGAGCCGTTTGCAGCCGATCGCGGCCGTCGGCATGAGCGCGTCGGCCACCGCGGGATCACGGACGACGTTCCGGATTTTGCGGCGCACGAAGTCCGCCGCGAGATCATTGGCCGCGCGTTCGACGACGAGATCGGTGAACGCGGAGATGAACCCGAAGCCACCGGTCCGCCACCGCTCCTCGAATTCTCGCTCGCGCGCGGCGGCGGGCGTGCTGAGGCTTTCGGCCGTTCCCAGCGGCGTGCGGGCACCGAAGGCGGTGGCCCGGCTCCGGCCTTCCGCGCGCAGTCGCGCGTAGTTCGCTTTGACCTCGTCCAGTTCCTCGCGCGGAAGCGGCCGGTTGCGCGCCGGAACGGAATAGCCGGGGGTTCGCTGAAAGACGACCACTTGCTCGGCGTGCTCGGCGATCCGCGGTATGGCCTGGATTCCGGACGATCCGGTACCGACGACGCCGACACGCGCACCACGAAAATCGACGGGTTCATGGGGCCAGCGGCCGGTGTGCAGGACACGGCCGGTGAAGTCGCCGAGTCCGGGCAGGTCCGGAACGTTGGCCGAGGACAGCGCCCCGGTGGCCATCACCAGGAAGCGGCCCCTGGCCGTCACACCGTCTCGGGTGCGAACGGTCCAAAGATTCGTGCCGTCGTCATAGGTGGCGGATTCGACACGGGAGTCGAAACGGATATCGCGCCGCAGGTCGAACCTGTCGGCGACGTGTTCGAGGTAACGAAGGATCTCCGGCTGGCCCGCGTAGAGTTCGGACCACGTCCAGTCCTGTTCCAGCGACTCGTCAAAGGAATAGGAGTACTCGATGCTTTCGACATCGCACCGCGCGCCCGGATACCGATTCCAGTACCACGTCCCGCCCACCCCACTGCCGGCTTCGAAGCACCGGACCCGCCAGCCCGACCGGCGGAGCCGGTGAATCGCGTAGAGACCGGCGAATCCGGCACCGACCACGATGACATCAGTTTCTTCGATCATGCGGGCCATCCTCCGGCCATGGGCGACGATGAAAACCGAAGCTAGTGGCTGGGGATTGACCAGTCAAGACTTATCCAAAACACATAATCAGACATGGAAGTCGCGCCGAAGAACCTGGTTCAGGACCGAAAACGCGCCCCGGAGAAGGGTGGTGACGAGTATCGCCCTGATCACGGTAAGTTGACGGAACGGCTGACAGAAAGTTGCCGGATCCGGACGACTCTGGCTGTATCCACTAGCCCGCCCGCCGCGGGCCCGGATAGTTTCCGCCCATGATCATGAAC
Proteins encoded in this region:
- a CDS encoding flavin-containing monooxygenase, translated to MIEETDVIVVGAGFAGLYAIHRLRRSGWRVRCFEAGSGVGGTWYWNRYPGARCDVESIEYSYSFDESLEQDWTWSELYAGQPEILRYLEHVADRFDLRRDIRFDSRVESATYDDGTNLWTVRTRDGVTARGRFLVMATGALSSANVPDLPGLGDFTGRVLHTGRWPHEPVDFRGARVGVVGTGSSGIQAIPRIAEHAEQVVVFQRTPGYSVPARNRPLPREELDEVKANYARLRAEGRSRATAFGARTPLGTAESLSTPAAAREREFEERWRTGGFGFISAFTDLVVERAANDLAADFVRRKIRNVVRDPAVADALMPTAAIGCKRLCLDSGYFETYNRANVRLVDLNRSPIQRITPTGIRTATESLPLDHLVFATGFDAMTGALLAMDVRGQDGLPLREAWRDGPRTYLGLGVPRFPNMFIVAGPGSPSVLTNMVMAIEHHVEWIGDCLDHARRSGIVRIEATTSAAAGWVRHVNNVAASTLLPTCNSWYLGANIPGKPRVFMPLPGFPQYVERCATVAANGYFGFNLTHRRIRSHVPSPTAFTAQASRPLAGLRR